One window of the Benincasa hispida cultivar B227 chromosome 3, ASM972705v1, whole genome shotgun sequence genome contains the following:
- the LOC120073807 gene encoding uncharacterized protein LOC120073807 isoform X3: protein MALPRQSLENWVVENTSSHSADEEPNFPSPFPIDEIHELDLALEGVLFQQLFRMPCSPFSDDVIEDEFLALEDFFHAIINGLWRTFWHKSRPLPFFVSCPRHLGSKFCTVEKAISRGKVGELQGLGLISRAGGELQARWDQVVQFALFKPSVLSEDGLKLSARVVCEALFYGLHLLISRSLSKISTIKNYDSVFVLILDSKYGGVVKLGGDLSRLDINSADPYQSAVEWMRNYAEVCVSPVDRIWNKLGNANWGDLGTLQILLATFYSIIQWHGLPRHSITSLASDHGLRLQKRWMECRVLENENTVVPFEQFNDHPGEIVELENMDNHLYKNQTSRLKLRPGKILVVDDQRQGQKSFQVQGSLVGVNNRSLYTAVSVDYPAELLTLYVGAHVSNLEPSWEDMSLWYEVQRQTKVLNILKSQGISSRYLPEIIASGRILHNGLCKKETPGGRCDHPWCGTPVLLTSPVGEQLSWIVARDGPFSSEEAIRCCRDCLAALRSASLASVQHGDICPENIIRVVDVQESRNSYSYIPISWGRAVLEDRDSPAVNLQFSSSHALQHGKLCPSSDAESLIYLLYFICGGSMEQQDSIESALQWRETSWAKRIIQQELGEVSALLKAFADYVDSLCGTPYTVNYDIWLKRLSRAVDGSSDRGKTVEEVAITLKSEDVAESSGTSGVGA, encoded by the exons ATGGCACTGCCTCGTCAG AGTCTTGAGAATTGGGTTGTGGAGAATACTTCATCCCATTCAGCAGATGAGGAACCAAATTTTCCATCACCATTTCCAATCGATGAAATTCACGAGCTCGACTTGGCACTTGAAGGAGTTTTGTTTCAGCAACTGTTCCGCATGCCATGTTCACCTTTCTCCGATGATGTAATTGAAGATGAGTTCCTTGCACTTGAAGACTTCTTTCATGCTATCATCAACGGTTTATGGCGCACATTTTGGCATAAGAGCAGACCATTGCCTTTCTTTGTATCCTGCCCCCGTCACTTGGGATCGAAATTCTGTACTGTGGAAAAGGCGATATCAAGGGGAAAGGTGGGAGAACTACAAGGCTTGGGCTTGATTTCTAGAGCTGGAGGTGAGCTGCAAGCACGATGGGATCAAGTGGTGCAGTTTGCTTTATTCAAGCCTAGTGTACTATCAGAAGACGGATTAAAGTTATCGGCTCGTGTTGTTTGTGAAGCTCTCTTTTATGGTTTACATTTACTTATTTCAAGGAGTTTAAGCAAAATCAGTACTATAAAAAACTACGattctgtttttgttttgatATTGGATTCAAAATATGGTGGTGTAGTAAAACTCGGTGGAGATCTTAGCAGACTTGATATTAACTCAGCTGACCCCTACCAATCTGCAGTTGAATGGATGAGAAATTATGCTGAAGTATGTGTTTCACCAGTCGACCGTATATGGAACAAGCTTGGAAATGCAAACTGGGGAGATTTGGGAACTTTACAAATCCTATTGGCAACTTTCTACTCGATAATCCAGTGGCATGGTCTGCCAAGACATTCAATTACATCTTTGGCTTCAGACCATGGTTTGCGTTTACAGAAGCGTTGGATGGAGTGTCGAGTTTTGGAAAATGAAAATACAGTAGTTCCTTTTGAACAGTTTAATGATCATCCTGGAGAGATTGTTGAACTCGAGAATATGGATAACCATTTATACAAGAACCAAACATCACGCTTGAAGCTTCGTCCTGGGAAAATACTCGTAGTTGATGATCAAAGACAAGGACAAAAAAGCTTTCAGGTGCAGGGATCCTTGGTGGGTGTTAATAACCGTTCTCTATACACTGCTGTTTCGGTAGATTATCCTGCAGAGTTGTTGACACTTTATGTTGGTGCTCACGTGTCAAATCTCGAGCCGTCTTGGGAGGATATGAGTCTTTGGTATGAAGTACAGAGACAAACAAAAGTACTGAACATCTTAAAGTCACAAGGCATATCAAGCAGATACTTACCTGAAATAATTGCCTCTGGCCGAATCCTACATAATGGTCTCTGTAAGAAGGAGACCCCGGGGGGACGATGTGATCATCCCTGGTGTGGGACGCCAGTGCTTTTGACATCACCAGTTGGAGAGCAGCTTTCATGGATAGTTGCTCGGGATGGCCCATTCTCTTCTGAAGAGGCGATCCGTTGTTGCAGGGACTGTCTAGCTGCTCTAAGAAGTGCATCTCTAGCTAGTGTCCAACATGGTGATATCTGCCCTGAGAATATAATACGCGTTGTAGATGTGCAAGAATCAAGAAATAGTTACTCATACATTCCAATATCTTGGGGACGTGCTGTTTTGGAAGACCGGGATAGCCCGGCTGTGAATTTACAATTTTCATCCTCTCATGCTCTCCAGCATGGGAAACTTTGTCCATCTTCAGATGCTGAGAGCCTCATTTATCTCCTCTATTTTATTTGCGGCGGATCAATGGAGCAGCAAGACTCCATTGAATCTGCATTGCAATGGAGGGAAACCAGTTGGGCAAAGCGGATAATTCAGCAGGAGCTGGGCGAAGTTTCGGCCCTGTTGAAGGCATTTGCTGATTATGTGGATAGCCTTTGTGGAACACCATACACGGTTAACTACGATATATGGTTGAAGAGATTGAGCAGGGCGGTTGATGGCTCGTCGGATAGAGGCAAGACAGTTGAGGAAGTTGCCATAACATTGAAGTCGGAAGATGTGGCTGAGTCTTCAGGAACATCAGGAGTTGGTGCTTAA
- the LOC120073807 gene encoding uncharacterized protein LOC120073807 isoform X1, whose product MKQGVERGDLDTSPVQSLDGSFRKFISGFLQNGIDLSPAQSLDGSFRKPHSAQLGYSPYGTASSGKFVPVSRRVYKVMKDYKRKLIDFEIFNQSLENWVVENTSSHSADEEPNFPSPFPIDEIHELDLALEGVLFQQLFRMPCSPFSDDVIEDEFLALEDFFHAIINGLWRTFWHKSRPLPFFVSCPRHLGSKFCTVEKAISRGKVGELQGLGLISRAGGELQARWDQVVQFALFKPSVLSEDGLKLSARVVCEALFYGLHLLISRSLSKISTIKNYDSVFVLILDSKYGGVVKLGGDLSRLDINSADPYQSAVEWMRNYAEVCVSPVDRIWNKLGNANWGDLGTLQILLATFYSIIQWHGLPRHSITSLASDHGLRLQKRWMECRVLENENTVVPFEQFNDHPGEIVELENMDNHLYKNQTSRLKLRPGKILVVDDQRQGQKSFQVQGSLVGVNNRSLYTAVSVDYPAELLTLYVGAHVSNLEPSWEDMSLWYEVQRQTKVLNILKSQGISSRYLPEIIASGRILHNGLCKKETPGGRCDHPWCGTPVLLTSPVGEQLSWIVARDGPFSSEEAIRCCRDCLAALRSASLASVQHGDICPENIIRVVDVQESRNSYSYIPISWGRAVLEDRDSPAVNLQFSSSHALQHGKLCPSSDAESLIYLLYFICGGSMEQQDSIESALQWRETSWAKRIIQQELGEVSALLKAFADYVDSLCGTPYTVNYDIWLKRLSRAVDGSSDRGKTVEEVAITLKSEDVAESSGTSGVGA is encoded by the exons ATGAAGCAAG GTGTAGAGCGAGGTGATTTGGACACATCTCCTGTGCAAAGTTTGGATGGAAGTTTTAGAAAGTTCATTTCTG GTTTTCTTCAAAATGGTATAGACTTGTCTCCAGCTCAAAGTTTGGATGGAAGTTTTCGAAAACCACACTCGG CTCAATTAGGATATAGTCCATATGGCACTGCCTCGTCAGGCAAGTTTGTTCCTGTTTCAAGAAGAGTATATAAAGTGATGAAGGACTATAAAAGAaaacttattgattttgaaatctTTAATCAGAGTCTTGAGAATTGGGTTGTGGAGAATACTTCATCCCATTCAGCAGATGAGGAACCAAATTTTCCATCACCATTTCCAATCGATGAAATTCACGAGCTCGACTTGGCACTTGAAGGAGTTTTGTTTCAGCAACTGTTCCGCATGCCATGTTCACCTTTCTCCGATGATGTAATTGAAGATGAGTTCCTTGCACTTGAAGACTTCTTTCATGCTATCATCAACGGTTTATGGCGCACATTTTGGCATAAGAGCAGACCATTGCCTTTCTTTGTATCCTGCCCCCGTCACTTGGGATCGAAATTCTGTACTGTGGAAAAGGCGATATCAAGGGGAAAGGTGGGAGAACTACAAGGCTTGGGCTTGATTTCTAGAGCTGGAGGTGAGCTGCAAGCACGATGGGATCAAGTGGTGCAGTTTGCTTTATTCAAGCCTAGTGTACTATCAGAAGACGGATTAAAGTTATCGGCTCGTGTTGTTTGTGAAGCTCTCTTTTATGGTTTACATTTACTTATTTCAAGGAGTTTAAGCAAAATCAGTACTATAAAAAACTACGattctgtttttgttttgatATTGGATTCAAAATATGGTGGTGTAGTAAAACTCGGTGGAGATCTTAGCAGACTTGATATTAACTCAGCTGACCCCTACCAATCTGCAGTTGAATGGATGAGAAATTATGCTGAAGTATGTGTTTCACCAGTCGACCGTATATGGAACAAGCTTGGAAATGCAAACTGGGGAGATTTGGGAACTTTACAAATCCTATTGGCAACTTTCTACTCGATAATCCAGTGGCATGGTCTGCCAAGACATTCAATTACATCTTTGGCTTCAGACCATGGTTTGCGTTTACAGAAGCGTTGGATGGAGTGTCGAGTTTTGGAAAATGAAAATACAGTAGTTCCTTTTGAACAGTTTAATGATCATCCTGGAGAGATTGTTGAACTCGAGAATATGGATAACCATTTATACAAGAACCAAACATCACGCTTGAAGCTTCGTCCTGGGAAAATACTCGTAGTTGATGATCAAAGACAAGGACAAAAAAGCTTTCAGGTGCAGGGATCCTTGGTGGGTGTTAATAACCGTTCTCTATACACTGCTGTTTCGGTAGATTATCCTGCAGAGTTGTTGACACTTTATGTTGGTGCTCACGTGTCAAATCTCGAGCCGTCTTGGGAGGATATGAGTCTTTGGTATGAAGTACAGAGACAAACAAAAGTACTGAACATCTTAAAGTCACAAGGCATATCAAGCAGATACTTACCTGAAATAATTGCCTCTGGCCGAATCCTACATAATGGTCTCTGTAAGAAGGAGACCCCGGGGGGACGATGTGATCATCCCTGGTGTGGGACGCCAGTGCTTTTGACATCACCAGTTGGAGAGCAGCTTTCATGGATAGTTGCTCGGGATGGCCCATTCTCTTCTGAAGAGGCGATCCGTTGTTGCAGGGACTGTCTAGCTGCTCTAAGAAGTGCATCTCTAGCTAGTGTCCAACATGGTGATATCTGCCCTGAGAATATAATACGCGTTGTAGATGTGCAAGAATCAAGAAATAGTTACTCATACATTCCAATATCTTGGGGACGTGCTGTTTTGGAAGACCGGGATAGCCCGGCTGTGAATTTACAATTTTCATCCTCTCATGCTCTCCAGCATGGGAAACTTTGTCCATCTTCAGATGCTGAGAGCCTCATTTATCTCCTCTATTTTATTTGCGGCGGATCAATGGAGCAGCAAGACTCCATTGAATCTGCATTGCAATGGAGGGAAACCAGTTGGGCAAAGCGGATAATTCAGCAGGAGCTGGGCGAAGTTTCGGCCCTGTTGAAGGCATTTGCTGATTATGTGGATAGCCTTTGTGGAACACCATACACGGTTAACTACGATATATGGTTGAAGAGATTGAGCAGGGCGGTTGATGGCTCGTCGGATAGAGGCAAGACAGTTGAGGAAGTTGCCATAACATTGAAGTCGGAAGATGTGGCTGAGTCTTCAGGAACATCAGGAGTTGGTGCTTAA
- the LOC120073807 gene encoding uncharacterized protein LOC120073807 isoform X2 has protein sequence MKDYKRKLIDFEIFNQSLENWVVENTSSHSADEEPNFPSPFPIDEIHELDLALEGVLFQQLFRMPCSPFSDDVIEDEFLALEDFFHAIINGLWRTFWHKSRPLPFFVSCPRHLGSKFCTVEKAISRGKVGELQGLGLISRAGGELQARWDQVVQFALFKPSVLSEDGLKLSARVVCEALFYGLHLLISRSLSKISTIKNYDSVFVLILDSKYGGVVKLGGDLSRLDINSADPYQSAVEWMRNYAEVCVSPVDRIWNKLGNANWGDLGTLQILLATFYSIIQWHGLPRHSITSLASDHGLRLQKRWMECRVLENENTVVPFEQFNDHPGEIVELENMDNHLYKNQTSRLKLRPGKILVVDDQRQGQKSFQVQGSLVGVNNRSLYTAVSVDYPAELLTLYVGAHVSNLEPSWEDMSLWYEVQRQTKVLNILKSQGISSRYLPEIIASGRILHNGLCKKETPGGRCDHPWCGTPVLLTSPVGEQLSWIVARDGPFSSEEAIRCCRDCLAALRSASLASVQHGDICPENIIRVVDVQESRNSYSYIPISWGRAVLEDRDSPAVNLQFSSSHALQHGKLCPSSDAESLIYLLYFICGGSMEQQDSIESALQWRETSWAKRIIQQELGEVSALLKAFADYVDSLCGTPYTVNYDIWLKRLSRAVDGSSDRGKTVEEVAITLKSEDVAESSGTSGVGA, from the coding sequence ATGAAGGACTATAAAAGAaaacttattgattttgaaatctTTAATCAGAGTCTTGAGAATTGGGTTGTGGAGAATACTTCATCCCATTCAGCAGATGAGGAACCAAATTTTCCATCACCATTTCCAATCGATGAAATTCACGAGCTCGACTTGGCACTTGAAGGAGTTTTGTTTCAGCAACTGTTCCGCATGCCATGTTCACCTTTCTCCGATGATGTAATTGAAGATGAGTTCCTTGCACTTGAAGACTTCTTTCATGCTATCATCAACGGTTTATGGCGCACATTTTGGCATAAGAGCAGACCATTGCCTTTCTTTGTATCCTGCCCCCGTCACTTGGGATCGAAATTCTGTACTGTGGAAAAGGCGATATCAAGGGGAAAGGTGGGAGAACTACAAGGCTTGGGCTTGATTTCTAGAGCTGGAGGTGAGCTGCAAGCACGATGGGATCAAGTGGTGCAGTTTGCTTTATTCAAGCCTAGTGTACTATCAGAAGACGGATTAAAGTTATCGGCTCGTGTTGTTTGTGAAGCTCTCTTTTATGGTTTACATTTACTTATTTCAAGGAGTTTAAGCAAAATCAGTACTATAAAAAACTACGattctgtttttgttttgatATTGGATTCAAAATATGGTGGTGTAGTAAAACTCGGTGGAGATCTTAGCAGACTTGATATTAACTCAGCTGACCCCTACCAATCTGCAGTTGAATGGATGAGAAATTATGCTGAAGTATGTGTTTCACCAGTCGACCGTATATGGAACAAGCTTGGAAATGCAAACTGGGGAGATTTGGGAACTTTACAAATCCTATTGGCAACTTTCTACTCGATAATCCAGTGGCATGGTCTGCCAAGACATTCAATTACATCTTTGGCTTCAGACCATGGTTTGCGTTTACAGAAGCGTTGGATGGAGTGTCGAGTTTTGGAAAATGAAAATACAGTAGTTCCTTTTGAACAGTTTAATGATCATCCTGGAGAGATTGTTGAACTCGAGAATATGGATAACCATTTATACAAGAACCAAACATCACGCTTGAAGCTTCGTCCTGGGAAAATACTCGTAGTTGATGATCAAAGACAAGGACAAAAAAGCTTTCAGGTGCAGGGATCCTTGGTGGGTGTTAATAACCGTTCTCTATACACTGCTGTTTCGGTAGATTATCCTGCAGAGTTGTTGACACTTTATGTTGGTGCTCACGTGTCAAATCTCGAGCCGTCTTGGGAGGATATGAGTCTTTGGTATGAAGTACAGAGACAAACAAAAGTACTGAACATCTTAAAGTCACAAGGCATATCAAGCAGATACTTACCTGAAATAATTGCCTCTGGCCGAATCCTACATAATGGTCTCTGTAAGAAGGAGACCCCGGGGGGACGATGTGATCATCCCTGGTGTGGGACGCCAGTGCTTTTGACATCACCAGTTGGAGAGCAGCTTTCATGGATAGTTGCTCGGGATGGCCCATTCTCTTCTGAAGAGGCGATCCGTTGTTGCAGGGACTGTCTAGCTGCTCTAAGAAGTGCATCTCTAGCTAGTGTCCAACATGGTGATATCTGCCCTGAGAATATAATACGCGTTGTAGATGTGCAAGAATCAAGAAATAGTTACTCATACATTCCAATATCTTGGGGACGTGCTGTTTTGGAAGACCGGGATAGCCCGGCTGTGAATTTACAATTTTCATCCTCTCATGCTCTCCAGCATGGGAAACTTTGTCCATCTTCAGATGCTGAGAGCCTCATTTATCTCCTCTATTTTATTTGCGGCGGATCAATGGAGCAGCAAGACTCCATTGAATCTGCATTGCAATGGAGGGAAACCAGTTGGGCAAAGCGGATAATTCAGCAGGAGCTGGGCGAAGTTTCGGCCCTGTTGAAGGCATTTGCTGATTATGTGGATAGCCTTTGTGGAACACCATACACGGTTAACTACGATATATGGTTGAAGAGATTGAGCAGGGCGGTTGATGGCTCGTCGGATAGAGGCAAGACAGTTGAGGAAGTTGCCATAACATTGAAGTCGGAAGATGTGGCTGAGTCTTCAGGAACATCAGGAGTTGGTGCTTAA